The following nucleotide sequence is from Gymnodinialimonas phycosphaerae.
CACACACTTTCCTTCCCCGCCACGATCCTAGGCTCGGGCGAGCCGTGGAAGCTGGTCGACTACATCAAATCCTTCAACTACCTCAACTACGACGGCGGTCAGTTCTCCACCTCGCAAGGGCGCGGTGTGTTCATGGATCAGGCGTTGGAGATCCTGCCGTCTGACTACTGGCGCTGGTGGCTCCTTTCCCACGCGCCCGAGACATCGGACAGCGAATTCACCTGGGAGGCGTTCCAACAGGACGTCAACAAGGACCTAGCCGATGTGCTTGGCAACTTTGTTAGCCGGATCACCAAGTTCTGCCGCTCCAAGTTCGGCGAAGCGGTGCCCGAAGGCGGCGACTACGTCGAACAGGAAACGGCTCTGATCGCCGACTTGCAGGCCCGCCTGACCGCCTACCAAGCCCACATGGACGCCATCGACATCCGAAAAGCGGCGGCGGAGCTGCGCGCGATCTGGGTCGCGGGCAATGAATACCTGCAATCCGCCGCCCCCTGGACCGCCTTCAAGACGGACCCCGAGCGCGCCGCCGCGATCACCCGCTTCGCGCTGAACCTGATCCCTTTCTACGCGGGCCTCTCGGCACCTTTCATCCCCGACGCGGCGCAAGCCATGGCGGACGGAATGCACACGGACCTCACCTGGCCCATGGACACGACCATGACCGCCCTGCCCGCAGGCCACGCCTTCACAGTGCCCGATGTCCTCTTCGCGAAGATCCCGGACGAGAGCCGCGAAGAATGGGCCGCAAAGTTCTCGGGCGTGCGGGATTGAGGCAGGTCAATCCCGCGCGAACGCCGTGATCTAAGGTTGCTTCCGACCCAGCAGCGGAGGACACCATGATCACGCTCCTGCCTCACGTCTTCGTCGGCATCGCTTTTTGCGGCTTCATCGCCCTGATGCCCGTTCCCTCTGACGCGCAGCCCTACCGGCGATCATGTCATTTCGTGGTCGAGGTTGTGCCCCAAGGTGCCGGTCTTGAAGACATCCTGTATTCGTTCCGCATCTACGGCACGACCCCCCGCTATAGCCGTGTCAACGATCTACGACGCGTGATCCGCGACTATGGCACGACATGCCTGCAAACCCATTGGGCCAACCGCGACGCCGACGGCGCCCCGCCCGAATGTCGCGAGCCGACCCACTTCGAAATGCAGGAATACCCCTTCACGGCCATGGCCGATCAGATCCGGAACGATCTGTGCGATGCCAACCCGGGCGAACTCCGCCTGACCGCGGATGTGGAGTTGTTTATCCGCGGCGAACGCGGCTGCA
It contains:
- a CDS encoding PAN domain-containing protein: MITLLPHVFVGIAFCGFIALMPVPSDAQPYRRSCHFVVEVVPQGAGLEDILYSFRIYGTTPRYSRVNDLRRVIRDYGTTCLQTHWANRDADGAPPECREPTHFEMQEYPFTAMADQIRNDLCDANPGELRLTADVELFIRGERGCIERDEERGVVDPARYIVLAPNYQLTCPARDIGGFENVEPSPPAAPSHPNTRFPGNDITLIELEDAEGWQACWQACEETAACHAWTFRDAGTSGARYTGPICLLKSEVGEMVEDDCCQSGVRG